A window of the Streptomyces sp. NBC_01351 genome harbors these coding sequences:
- a CDS encoding 2'-5' RNA ligase family protein, with the protein MGTVTLGVSIAVPEPYGSQLQELRAGFGDAAAHGIPTHVTLVPPTEVEADRLPAIRAHLAEVAEAFRGFRMRLAGTGTFRPLSPVVFVQVVEGGAGCTRLQSEVRDPEGPLSRELAFPYHPHVTVAHGISEEAMDLAFTALAEYAAEWVCEGFALYEQGSDGVWRKLREYPFGTGPTGVPAQPGAPADAAAAATVRPS; encoded by the coding sequence GTGGGGACCGTAACGCTCGGCGTTTCGATCGCGGTCCCGGAGCCGTACGGCAGCCAGCTCCAGGAGCTGCGCGCGGGCTTCGGGGACGCTGCCGCGCACGGTATTCCCACGCATGTCACCCTCGTGCCGCCCACCGAGGTCGAGGCCGACCGGCTGCCGGCGATCCGCGCCCACCTGGCCGAGGTCGCGGAGGCCTTCCGCGGCTTCCGGATGCGCCTCGCCGGGACGGGAACCTTCCGGCCCCTGTCGCCGGTCGTCTTCGTCCAGGTTGTCGAGGGCGGCGCGGGCTGCACCCGCCTCCAGAGCGAGGTCCGCGACCCGGAGGGTCCGCTGAGCCGCGAGCTGGCGTTCCCGTACCACCCGCACGTCACCGTCGCCCACGGGATCTCCGAGGAAGCGATGGACCTGGCGTTCACCGCGCTCGCCGAGTACGCCGCGGAGTGGGTCTGCGAGGGCTTCGCGCTCTACGAACAGGGCTCCGACGGGGTCTGGCGCAAGCTGCGCGAATACCCTTTCGGCACGGGCCCGACGGGCGTTCCGGCGCAGCCGGGCGCGCCCGCCGACGCGGCGGCCGCGGCCACCGTGCGTCCCTCCTGA